GCTGCGCGGTCGCCGCCTGGGGACCGGCCCCAGCCGCCCGCCCGGGTCACTCAGGAGCCCGCGCCGAATCCTGACGCGCGTCGTCGTCGTCTTTCAGCCCCCATCCCCTTTCCCTGTGTCGTAGGGCAGTCGAGTCGCGAGGCCGGTGAGGCAGGGCGAGAGCCCGGCCCGGTTACAGAAGAGCTGGCGATGCGCGGGAAGAAGGCGAAGCAGGCGCGGCAGACACTGCGACAGCAGTTGATCGTGACGGGCCTGACCGACGTGCTCAAGGTGCTGAATCGTCCCTTCCTCGGCCGCCTCCGCTGGCTCTTCCTCGGAAAGTGAGGTCCGACATGGGAGGTCTCTATGCGGTCGCCCTGGTGGTGGTCGGAGTGGCGGGCGCGGTGGCGCTCGTCGCGCTGGTCGGGTGGCTGGTCGTCCGGTCGATGCGCGCACGTCGAGACGGCGCTCGAATCCGTCGCGAGCGACTGCTCGCGCGGCTCACTCCACCTCCGATGTCTCGCGTGTGGGGCGACGTCGGCGGGCTGGGCGTGGCCGGTGCGGACATCGTCCCGATCCCGTGGCCGCGTGCCGGCGGGCCGGGCGAGATCGCCTGTGCGCGCGGCGAGGCCGAGTACCGCCGCGATCGGGATCGCTTCATCGCCGGCCTGGCCAAGCGCGGCCTCGAGGTCGACGAGCTGCGCATCGAGCCGAGCGGCGTCGCGATCGAGGCGCAGCGATGACCGCCCACGTATCCAGTGCGTCGGCGGGTGAGCTCCTCCACCGGCTGGCCGGTGCAACGGTGCCCCCGTTCAAGCTGCCGTGCCCGGCGTGCGGCGCCCGCGATGAGGACGGGTGCGAGGCGTGCGCGGAGTGCCAGGGCCGCGGCGTGGTGCCGAATCCCGAACGCAGCAACGGTAGCTAGGGAACCAGAACCTCAGCCCCCGCGAGAGAACGACCGATGAACCACACAATCATCCGCGCCGCTGTTCAGGAATTGCTGACTTCGGCGGCCCAGGCGACCGACCTGGCGGCGCAGCTCCACAACTTCGTAACCGGCGAGACCGAGATCGATCACTCCGCCCCGAGTGTGCAGCCGTCGGCGGCCGCTCCCGCCGCGAAGCGCTGCACGCCCCGCCGCGGCCGGGCGCCGAAGGCTGGACGGAAGGGCAAGGTCGGGCGCCTCACGGTGAAGGTCGCGATCGACGGGAAGAAGCTCGCCGACGCCGTGACGCTGAAGGCCGCGCCGGTCAAGCCGAACGGCCATGACGTCATCCTTGACGAACTCCACGCGCACAAGGATCGAGCGCTGGCCACGCCAGCGCCGATCCCGCCCGTGAAGGCCGAGGCCGAGCGCACACCGACCGGCAAGATCGTGAAGGGCTCGCTCGACCTTCCGGTCATTCGCCACATCACCGCTCACCCCGGGATGCGCTGCCCCGAGCTGGCCCGCGTGTTCAGCCAGAAGCCGGACGCCTTCCGCCACCTCCTCAACCGACTCGTCGCCGAGGGACGCATCGTGCGGCTCGGGAGCGGCTACCTGGTCGAGGCGGAGCCGGTCAACTNNNNNNNNNNNNNNNNNNNNNNNNNNNNNNNNNNNNNNNNNNNNNNNNNNNNNNNNNNNNNNNNNNNNNNNNNNNNNNNNNNNNNNNNNNNNNNNNNNNNCGGCCTGGCCCGGCTGCTGCCTGCACGAGGTGCCGGCGCCGAACGGTGACGAGGCGAAGCGGGTCGCGATGGCCGAGCACCGCGAGCGGTGCATGGCGAAGGACGGAGGCCAGCGGTGAGGCTCCTCGCCATCGACCCCGGCCCGGCGACGAGCGGGTACGTCCTCTGGGATAGCGAGGCCGGGCGCGTGCTGGAGGCCAACAGCGACGCCCACAACGCGACACTGCCCCGGGACGTCCTGCCACGAATCGTGAAGCAGCACACGATCCTTGTCCCGGCGCCCATCCCGCTCGAACTCGCGATCGAGCGCGTCGCCTGCTACGGGAAGCCGGTCGGCGAGCCCGTCTTCGAGACGGTGTTCTTCTCGGGCCGCCTCGCGGAGTGGTGGGAACGGGTCACCGGCCGGCCGGCGATCCGGATGCGATTCAGCGACGTCGCGCTCCACCACTGCCACGACCGGCGCGCGAAGGAGTCCTACGTCCGGCAGGTGCTCCTCGACCGCTTCGGCGGGAAGGGGACGAAGGCGCAGCCGGGCCCGTTCTACGGAGTGTCGGGGCACGCCTGGTCGGCCGCGGCACTCGCAATCGCCGTGACGGACACACGAAAGGAAGGCTGACCGATGGCAATTCGACGCCGGAAACCGAAGGGGCTGAAAAAGGCGCCGTACCGCTTGATCGAGCCCGAGTCCGGAGCGGGCCGCGCGCTCTACCCACTGATGAACCGCCTGATCGCCGAGTTTCACGACGACCTCCGCGAGGCCCGCATCGCCCTCGCGTGGCACGCCGGCTGGAAGCGCAACGTCGACGGGCAGCAGAAGCTCGGGCAGTGCAAGAAGGCGTCGGAGCTCGATCGCGAGCTGAAGCCCTTCGACTTCGTCATCGTCCTCAACCGCGCCTTCTTCGAGGACGCGCTCGTGACCGAGGCGCAGCGCGCCGCGCTCATCGACCACGAGCTGTGCCACGCCTGCCTCAAGTACGAGGACAACGGCGAGCCGGCCGTCGACGAGCGGGGCCGGAAGTGCTACCGGCTCCGGCGACACGACTTGGAAGAGTTCGTTTGCATCGCCGAGCGGCACGGCATGTGGAAGCGGGACCTCGAAGCCTTCAGCGCCGCGATCGCGCGGAACAAGGAACAG
Above is a window of Thermoanaerobaculales bacterium DNA encoding:
- a CDS encoding putative metallopeptidase; this translates as MAIRRRKPKGLKKAPYRLIEPESGAGRALYPLMNRLIAEFHDDLREARIALAWHAGWKRNVDGQQKLGQCKKASELDRELKPFDFVIVLNRAFFEDALVTEAQRAALIDHELCHACLKYEDNGEPAVDERGRKCYRLRRHDLEEFVCIAERHGMWKRDLEAFSAAIARNKEQGNLFDLEAEKAAPANGNGKANGNGKAETRLIPEAEFTKALKKEAREKGWTCIRRTDGQVEIRVPAVS